A stretch of Streptococcus sp. oral taxon 061 DNA encodes these proteins:
- the whiA gene encoding DNA-binding protein WhiA has product MSFTVAVKEEILGQHHLSRYELSAIIKMSGSVGLSSSGLTLSVVTENAKLARHLYESFLHFYGIKSEIRHHQRSNLRKNRVYTVFTDERVQELLADLRLADSFFGLETGIDPEILGDEEAGRAYLCGAFLANGSIRDPESGKYQLEISSVYVDHAQGIASLLQQFLLDAKVIERKKGAVTYLQRAEDIMDFLILVGAMQARDTFEGVKILRETRNDLNRANNAETANIARTVSASMKTINNISKIIDTIGLDSLPVDLQEVAHLRIQHPDYSIQQLADSLTNPLTKSGVNHRLRKINKIADEL; this is encoded by the coding sequence ATGAGTTTCACAGTAGCAGTAAAAGAAGAAATCCTTGGTCAGCACCATCTGAGTCGTTATGAATTATCAGCTATTATCAAGATGTCTGGTAGTGTAGGTTTATCTAGCTCTGGTTTAACCTTATCCGTTGTAACAGAAAACGCTAAGTTAGCTCGTCACCTCTATGAATCTTTCCTGCACTTCTATGGTATCAAGTCCGAGATTCGTCATCATCAGAGAAGTAATCTTCGGAAAAATCGTGTTTATACCGTGTTTACTGATGAGCGGGTTCAAGAACTTTTAGCGGATTTGCGTTTGGCTGATTCTTTCTTTGGTCTAGAGACTGGGATTGATCCAGAAATTTTAGGAGATGAAGAAGCTGGACGTGCTTACCTTTGTGGAGCCTTTTTGGCAAATGGGAGTATTCGGGATCCTGAGTCAGGAAAGTATCAGTTAGAAATTAGTTCTGTCTATGTGGACCATGCGCAAGGGATTGCTTCGCTTTTGCAGCAGTTCTTGTTAGATGCCAAGGTTATCGAACGAAAAAAGGGAGCAGTAACCTATCTCCAAAGAGCCGAAGATATTATGGATTTCCTGATTTTGGTGGGAGCCATGCAGGCGCGTGATACTTTTGAAGGGGTCAAGATTCTCCGAGAAACTCGAAATGATCTCAATCGTGCTAATAATGCAGAGACAGCTAATATTGCACGTACGGTTTCTGCAAGCATGAAAACCATTAACAATATCAGTAAAATCATTGATACCATTGGTCTAGATAGTCTACCAGTTGATTTGCAGGAAGTAGCACATCTGCGTATCCAGCATCCAGACTATTCTATTCAACAATTGGCAGACAGTTTGACAAATCCACTCACCAAAAGTGGTGTCAATCATAGATTGCGAAAGATAAATAAAATTGCAGACGAATTATGA
- a CDS encoding YvcK family protein yields the protein MRKPKITVIGGGTGIPVILKSLREKDVDIAAIVTVADDGGSSGELRKNIQQLTPPGDLRNVLVAMSDMPKFYEKVFQYRFSEDAGAFAGHPLGNIIIAGLSEMQGSTYNAMQLLSKFFHTTGKIFPSSDHPLTLHAVFNDGTEVAGESHIADHPGMIDHVYVTNTLDDEKPQASRRVVNTILESDMIVLGPGSLFTSILPNIVIEEIGQALLETKAEIAYVCNIMTQRGETEYFSDSDHVEVLHRHLGRSFIDTVLVNIEKVPRDYMDTNRFDEYLVQVDHDFEGLRKQVPRVISSNFLRLENGGAFHDGDLIVDELMRIIQVRK from the coding sequence ATGAGAAAACCAAAAATTACGGTGATTGGTGGTGGAACCGGGATTCCTGTTATTTTAAAGAGTTTACGGGAAAAGGATGTTGATATTGCAGCCATTGTAACCGTTGCTGACGATGGAGGTTCTTCAGGAGAGCTTCGTAAGAATATTCAGCAATTGACTCCTCCTGGGGATCTTCGCAATGTTCTTGTGGCTATGTCAGATATGCCAAAATTCTATGAAAAGGTCTTTCAATACCGTTTTTCTGAGGATGCAGGCGCCTTTGCAGGTCATCCCCTAGGAAACATTATTATTGCTGGTCTTTCTGAAATGCAAGGTTCAACCTATAATGCCATGCAATTACTGAGTAAATTTTTCCATACCACAGGTAAGATTTTCCCATCAAGTGACCATCCTTTGACACTCCATGCTGTCTTTAATGATGGGACAGAGGTTGCTGGGGAAAGTCATATTGCAGACCATCCAGGAATGATAGACCATGTATATGTGACCAATACTCTGGATGATGAAAAGCCGCAGGCTAGCCGTCGAGTTGTGAATACAATTCTTGAGAGTGATATGATTGTTTTGGGACCAGGCTCCCTCTTTACATCGATTTTGCCTAATATCGTCATCGAAGAAATCGGTCAGGCACTTCTTGAGACTAAGGCAGAAATTGCCTATGTTTGCAACATCATGACCCAGCGTGGAGAGACAGAATATTTCTCAGATAGTGATCACGTAGAAGTCTTACATCGTCATTTGGGCCGTTCATTTATCGATACTGTTCTTGTTAATATCGAAAAGGTTCCGAGAGATTATATGGATACCAACCGTTTTGATGAATATTTGGTGCAGGTTGACCATGATTTTGAAGGTTTGCGTAAGCAAGTACCGCGTGTCATTTCATCTAACTTCCTACGTTTGGAAAATGGTGGAGCCTTCCATGATGGAGATTTAATCGTGGACGAGTTGATGCGAATTATACAGGTGAGAAAATGA
- the rapZ gene encoding RNase adapter RapZ has product MTMKQLHLVIVTGMSGAGKTVAIQSFEDLGYFTIDNMPPALLPKFLQLVETKDDDHKLALVVDMRSRSFFSEIQAVLDELENQDDLDFKILFLDAADKELVARYKETRRSHPLAADGRILDGIKLERELLAPLKNMSQNVVDTTELTPRELRKTIAEQFSDQEQTQSFRIEVMSFGFKYGIPIDADLVFDVRFLPNPYYLPELRNQTGEDQAVYDYVMNHEESEDFYHHLLALVEPILPGYKKEGKSVLTIAIGCTGGQHRSVAFAKRLANDLSKSWPVNESHRDKDRRKETVNRS; this is encoded by the coding sequence ATGACAATGAAACAACTTCACCTGGTGATTGTTACAGGAATGAGTGGCGCAGGAAAAACTGTTGCCATTCAGTCCTTTGAAGATTTAGGATATTTTACCATTGATAATATGCCGCCTGCTCTCTTGCCAAAGTTTTTGCAGTTGGTAGAGACCAAGGATGACGACCACAAGTTAGCCCTAGTGGTGGATATGCGAAGCCGCTCTTTCTTCTCAGAGATTCAGGCTGTCTTGGATGAATTGGAAAACCAAGATGATTTGGACTTCAAGATTCTCTTTTTGGATGCGGCTGATAAGGAATTAGTGGCACGTTATAAGGAAACAAGAAGAAGTCACCCACTAGCAGCAGATGGTCGTATCTTGGATGGAATCAAGTTGGAACGCGAACTCTTGGCGCCTTTGAAAAATATGAGTCAAAACGTGGTAGACACGACAGAGTTAACTCCACGTGAACTTCGAAAGACCATTGCAGAACAGTTTTCAGACCAAGAACAAACGCAGTCTTTCCGTATCGAGGTTATGTCTTTTGGGTTTAAATACGGAATTCCAATTGATGCCGATTTGGTATTTGATGTTCGTTTTTTGCCAAATCCTTACTATCTACCTGAACTTCGTAACCAGACAGGTGAAGACCAGGCTGTTTATGACTATGTCATGAACCATGAGGAATCTGAAGATTTCTACCATCATTTGTTAGCCTTGGTTGAACCAATCCTACCAGGATATAAAAAAGAAGGCAAATCAGTCTTAACGATTGCGATTGGTTGTACTGGTGGACAGCATAGAAGTGTTGCTTTTGCCAAGCGTTTAGCAAATGACCTATCTAAAAGTTGGCCTGTAAATGAAAGTCATCGTGATAAAGACCGAAGAAAGGAAACGGTAAACCGTTCATGA
- a CDS encoding RidA family protein, with protein MAKTIHTDKAPKAIGPYVQGKIVGNLLFASGQVPLSPETGEIVGETIQEQTEQVLKNIGAILAEAGTDFDHVVKTTCFLSDMNDFVPFNEVYQTAFNKEFPARSAVEVARLPRDVKVEIEVIAEIG; from the coding sequence ATGGCAAAAACAATTCATACAGACAAAGCTCCAAAGGCAATCGGACCTTACGTTCAAGGAAAAATCGTTGGCAACCTTTTGTTCGCTAGTGGTCAAGTTCCACTATCTCCTGAAACTGGAGAAATCGTAGGAGAAACAATCCAAGAACAGACTGAACAAGTCTTGAAAAATATTGGAGCTATTTTAGCAGAAGCAGGAACAGATTTTGACCATGTTGTTAAAACAACTTGCTTCTTGAGTGATATGAACGATTTTGTACCTTTTAACGAGGTATACCAAACAGCCTTTAACAAGGAATTTCCAGCTCGTTCAGCTGTGGAAGTAGCTCGTCTTCCTCGCGATGTAAAAGTCGAAATTGAAGTCATCGCAGAGATTGGATAA